In Actinomycetota bacterium, the following are encoded in one genomic region:
- a CDS encoding HypC/HybG/HupF family hydrogenase formation chaperone: protein MCLAIPAKIVGIDEKMATVDVGGVTRRASVVLLPEAAPGDYVLMHAGFAISLVDEDEALETIRLFDELVNGMQGGGAGADL, encoded by the coding sequence ATGTGCCTGGCGATCCCGGCAAAAATCGTAGGTATCGATGAGAAGATGGCGACGGTCGACGTCGGCGGAGTCACGCGCCGGGCGTCAGTCGTGCTCCTGCCTGAAGCCGCCCCTGGAGACTATGTGCTGATGCACGCCGGCTTCGCGATCTCGCTGGTCGATGAAGACGAGGCCCTCGAGACGATCCGGCTTTTCGACGAACTTGTGAACGGCATGCAGGGCGGCGGCGCGGGAGCAGACCTGTAG
- the hypD gene encoding hydrogenase formation protein HypD has product MPLPFLDEFRRSEHVHALMDKLEERAGRLDGPVRIMEVCGTHTMAISRHGIRQALPENLRLISGPGCPVCVTANTDIDAFIEMSLIPGVIVATFGDMLKVPGTRLGLTQARSLGAKVQVVYSTLDALQLARDNPASTVVFFGIGFETTAPTVAAAILEARETGLDNFMVLSAHKVVPPALAALCSTPELAVDAFLCPGHVTAIIGPEAYAPVARDFNVPCVIAGFEPADILQSLAMLCDQVADGRTEVELQYKRGVRPGGNPAAMSMIDRVFEPCDADWRGLGTIPGSGLAIRKDFADHDAALHFEVDVSYSREPRGCLCGAILTGQKFPGDCPLFGKLCSPDHPVGPCMVSSEGTCAAYFQYEI; this is encoded by the coding sequence ATGCCGCTTCCGTTCCTCGATGAATTCCGGCGGAGTGAACACGTCCACGCACTGATGGATAAGCTTGAGGAGCGGGCCGGAAGGCTGGACGGGCCTGTGCGAATCATGGAAGTCTGCGGCACCCACACAATGGCCATATCACGCCACGGCATCAGGCAGGCGCTGCCGGAGAACCTGCGGCTGATCTCGGGACCAGGCTGCCCCGTTTGTGTGACCGCCAACACCGACATCGACGCTTTCATCGAGATGTCACTCATCCCCGGGGTCATAGTCGCGACCTTCGGCGACATGCTCAAGGTGCCGGGGACCAGGCTGGGCCTGACTCAGGCCCGGAGCCTGGGAGCAAAGGTCCAGGTAGTCTATTCGACACTCGACGCGCTCCAGCTCGCCCGGGATAATCCCGCCTCCACTGTCGTTTTTTTCGGCATCGGTTTCGAGACGACCGCCCCGACCGTCGCCGCGGCCATCCTTGAAGCCAGGGAGACCGGCCTCGATAATTTCATGGTGCTTTCTGCCCACAAGGTGGTACCCCCCGCTCTCGCAGCGCTTTGCAGCACGCCTGAGCTTGCTGTTGACGCTTTTCTCTGCCCTGGCCATGTGACCGCCATCATCGGACCAGAGGCTTACGCGCCGGTCGCTCGGGATTTTAATGTCCCCTGCGTCATCGCCGGCTTCGAGCCGGCCGACATCCTGCAGTCACTGGCGATGCTATGTGACCAGGTCGCCGACGGCCGGACCGAAGTCGAACTGCAGTACAAGCGCGGCGTCAGGCCTGGCGGCAATCCCGCGGCTATGTCGATGATCGACCGGGTGTTCGAACCCTGCGACGCCGACTGGCGCGGCCTCGGGACGATCCCCGGCAGCGGCCTTGCCATCCGTAAAGATTTCGCCGACCACGACGCAGCCCTGCATTTCGAAGTCGACGTCAGTTATTCCCGTGAACCCAGGGGATGTCTCTGCGGAGCTATCCTGACCGGTCAGAAGTTCCCCGGGGACTGTCCGCTGTTCGGCAAGCTCTGCTCTCCCGATCATCCGGTCGGCCCCTGTATGGTCTCATCTGAAGGCACCTGCGCCGCCTACTTCCAGTATGAGATCTGA
- the hypE gene encoding hydrogenase expression/formation protein HypE produces the protein MRSDGRILLAHGSGGRMTQELVEQLFGKALGNPILDRMDDAASLEIEGRIAFTVDSHVVSPIFFPGGDIGRLSMTGTVNDLAMIGARPLYITAGFIIEEGFLLTDLEKIVASMKEAADEAGVQVVAGDTKVVERGAADGVFITTSGVGSIPSGVSISGSNARPGDTVIVSGTIGDHGATILSRREGMEFEAELRSDCAPLGGLVENMLAASSGVHVLRDPTRGGLAATLNEIAFSSGVDIEIDESAIPYQGEVRATCELLGLDPLVLANEGKLVAFVAEAETPAVLAAMKSNRYAADAAIIGRVAEIESARPRVYARTLLGSRRILSMPTGEQLPRIC, from the coding sequence ATGAGATCTGACGGACGCATACTACTGGCCCACGGCAGCGGTGGCCGGATGACCCAGGAACTGGTCGAGCAGCTTTTCGGCAAGGCCCTGGGCAATCCGATCCTCGACCGCATGGACGACGCCGCCTCGCTTGAGATCGAGGGCAGGATCGCATTCACCGTCGACAGCCACGTGGTCTCCCCCATCTTCTTCCCAGGAGGCGACATCGGCCGGCTGTCCATGACCGGCACTGTGAACGACCTCGCCATGATCGGCGCGAGGCCGCTATATATAACCGCGGGCTTCATCATCGAGGAAGGTTTCCTGCTGACGGACCTTGAGAAGATAGTGGCTTCAATGAAGGAAGCCGCCGACGAGGCCGGTGTTCAGGTCGTCGCCGGCGATACCAAGGTCGTCGAGCGCGGCGCTGCCGACGGGGTCTTCATCACTACGAGCGGCGTCGGCTCGATTCCCTCGGGAGTAAGCATATCGGGCTCCAACGCCAGACCTGGCGATACCGTCATCGTCAGTGGCACCATCGGGGACCACGGTGCCACGATACTTAGCAGGCGTGAGGGCATGGAGTTCGAGGCTGAACTAAGGAGTGACTGTGCTCCCCTTGGTGGCCTGGTCGAGAACATGCTGGCGGCATCGTCCGGGGTGCACGTGCTGCGTGACCCTACCCGTGGAGGCCTTGCGGCTACCCTCAACGAGATCGCCTTCTCCTCGGGAGTCGATATCGAGATCGACGAAAGCGCAATACCCTACCAGGGAGAGGTTCGGGCCACATGTGAGCTTCTTGGTCTGGACCCGCTGGTCCTGGCCAACGAAGGCAAGCTGGTGGCGTTCGTGGCGGAGGCAGAGACACCCGCGGTCCTTGCGGCGATGAAGTCTAATCGCTACGCGGCCGATGCGGCCATCATCGGCCGGGTCGCGGAAATCGAGTCAGCCCGCCCCCGGGTCTACGCCCGCACGCTGCTTGGCAGCCGCCGCATCCTTTCGATGCCTACCGGAGAGCAATTGCCCCGGATCTGTTAG
- a CDS encoding APC family permease, with protein sequence MSLKRMLIGSPIETVREKHERLSKATGLAIFSSDALSSVAYATEEILLALVVAGSALLGYSMVIAVGIAILIAIVATSYFQTIHAYPSGGGAYVVAKDNLGTNAGLVAGAALLIDYVLTVAVSITAGVAALSSAIPSIYEHKVILSLVAISLLMLGNLRGVREAGKIFSIPTFIFIISMFVLICVGSVRYFSGDPTPEPQVLEATGGYIAIFVVLKAFASGCAALTGIEAVSNGVRAFRAPEPRNASVTLIWMAAILGSMFIGITFLTDHYNIVPVADETVLSQLTAAIFSRGPFYYLVQFATAFILILAANTSFADFPRLSSVMAADGFMPRQFGSRGDRLVFSNGILILGVLAMVLVVAFRGQTHALIPLYAVGVFLSFTLSQTGMVRHWLRLKEKGWQKGIVINGVGAVTTFMVLMIIASVKFLHGAWIVIIAIPVIVYLTRQVKRHYDSVADQLSLTGRKKAVEYTHHSVIVPVSGAHQAVVNAIRYAKALSDDAVAIYVCFDPMETTRVKQKWNTHGMGVPLIVLESEYRSVIEPLMDYIDGVRETHKGGVITVVLPEFVPTKWWQHLLHNQTAWMIKGILLFKRGVVSTSVPLHLDD encoded by the coding sequence ATGTCGCTCAAAAGGATGCTGATCGGAAGCCCCATCGAGACCGTGAGGGAAAAACATGAACGCCTATCGAAGGCCACGGGGCTCGCCATATTCTCTTCGGACGCCCTCTCCTCGGTAGCCTACGCCACCGAGGAGATCCTGCTGGCTCTGGTTGTAGCTGGCTCGGCGCTGCTCGGCTATTCCATGGTCATCGCCGTGGGAATCGCCATCCTCATAGCCATCGTCGCCACCTCTTATTTCCAGACGATCCACGCTTACCCGTCCGGCGGCGGCGCCTATGTCGTCGCCAAGGACAACCTGGGGACCAATGCCGGGCTGGTCGCCGGCGCGGCGCTGCTAATCGATTACGTGCTCACCGTCGCCGTGAGTATCACCGCTGGTGTCGCCGCGCTGTCGTCCGCCATACCTTCCATCTACGAACATAAGGTGATCCTCAGCCTGGTGGCGATCTCCCTGTTGATGCTCGGCAACCTTCGCGGTGTGCGCGAGGCCGGCAAGATCTTTTCCATCCCCACATTCATATTCATCATCAGCATGTTCGTGCTGATCTGCGTCGGCTCCGTCCGCTATTTTTCCGGGGACCCTACCCCGGAACCCCAGGTCCTGGAGGCGACAGGTGGCTATATCGCCATATTTGTGGTACTCAAGGCTTTTGCTTCGGGATGCGCAGCCCTTACCGGCATCGAGGCGGTATCCAACGGCGTGCGCGCTTTCAGGGCGCCCGAACCGCGTAACGCCAGCGTGACTCTGATCTGGATGGCGGCGATTCTCGGTTCGATGTTCATCGGGATCACTTTCCTGACTGATCATTACAACATCGTACCGGTTGCAGACGAGACGGTGCTGTCACAGCTGACCGCGGCGATCTTCTCCCGGGGGCCTTTCTATTACCTGGTTCAGTTCGCCACCGCCTTCATCCTGATCCTGGCCGCCAACACTTCCTTCGCTGACTTCCCAAGACTCTCTTCGGTGATGGCGGCCGACGGTTTCATGCCCCGGCAGTTCGGCAGCCGTGGCGACCGGCTCGTCTTCTCCAACGGCATCCTGATCCTGGGCGTTCTGGCGATGGTGCTGGTCGTCGCTTTCCGCGGCCAGACCCATGCACTGATCCCTCTGTACGCCGTTGGCGTCTTCCTGTCTTTCACCCTGTCCCAGACCGGGATGGTAAGGCACTGGCTGAGGCTGAAGGAAAAGGGATGGCAGAAGGGCATCGTCATCAACGGTGTAGGAGCCGTGACCACATTCATGGTCCTGATGATAATCGCTTCGGTGAAGTTCCTGCACGGCGCCTGGATCGTCATCATCGCCATCCCGGTGATCGTCTACCTGACCCGGCAGGTAAAGCGGCATTATGATTCAGTAGCCGATCAGCTATCCCTGACCGGCAGGAAGAAAGCAGTTGAATATACGCACCACTCGGTGATCGTGCCCGTATCGGGCGCTCACCAGGCAGTAGTCAACGCGATCAGATATGCCAAGGCGCTCTCGGATGACGCAGTCGCGATCTATGTCTGCTTCGACCCTATGGAGACCACACGGGTCAAACAGAAATGGAACACCCATGGGATGGGTGTGCCGCTGATCGTGCTTGAATCCGAATACCGTTCGGTGATCGAACCCCTGATGGATTACATCGATGGCGTGCGCGAGACCCACAAGGGCGGCGTCATCACCGTGGTGCTGCCGGAGTTCGTCCCCACTAAATGGTGGCAGCATCTTCTGCATAACCAGACCGCCTGGATGATCAAGGGTATACTGCTCTTCAAGCGTGGTGTCGTGTCAACCAGCGTGCCGCTGCACCTGGATGACTGA
- a CDS encoding DUF2723 domain-containing protein encodes MQDSSQPQSRSRGLKRPRVIAGALLGISSLALYSTTLAPDILAHDSGEWQAAAATLGISHPPGSPAYILMGYLFSLVPAGNLAARVSFVSVVMGVAGVLMVYWFMLTLFDRMLPALVSAVTLMVAAQWWGHASVATPYNAVPTVIAAELTLLLLWRRRGDIRMVWVGALLFGLGLAWHPSLLFFLPVLVAGIFFLGPWRELLRPRAATVTVLLFCAGLSLYAYLPLSSAMDPEVEYSKVDSVSAFFSYVSVSDTRGTGHGVFRMPEPADLAGKLGEVVREGFYPSYAILVFGPAIVLLYPAVWPALKRIRRELIFLAAAMVAHMFIVFAISGVYAQYYMPLLFYFAVWAGFSVWLIMAMSDAYLGQVRWRFVPVAATGFIYFGVLAIGLSHAWDFADHSDDTSMREYAESVFSTAGDGAAILANWESHTGLVYLQAVEGRRPDLDLRTSPAEGWSGIIPELRSGGPGQILISRTMPFDREGQDLSEASHAYFLSIKGRTWQDRSHGEPYPATVQLYELNPASGVR; translated from the coding sequence GTGCAGGATTCCAGCCAGCCGCAATCCCGGTCCAGAGGCCTTAAGCGGCCAAGGGTGATTGCAGGGGCGCTGCTGGGCATCTCCTCGCTCGCTCTCTATTCGACGACACTGGCTCCAGATATCCTTGCCCATGATTCTGGTGAATGGCAGGCCGCGGCTGCGACCCTCGGCATCAGCCATCCTCCAGGTTCACCCGCCTATATCCTCATGGGTTATCTGTTCAGCCTTGTTCCCGCAGGCAACCTTGCAGCCAGGGTGAGCTTTGTATCCGTGGTGATGGGCGTCGCCGGCGTGCTGATGGTCTACTGGTTCATGCTGACCCTCTTCGACAGGATGCTTCCGGCTCTTGTGTCAGCCGTAACGCTGATGGTGGCTGCCCAGTGGTGGGGCCACGCTTCTGTGGCCACTCCGTATAATGCTGTACCGACAGTGATTGCGGCGGAATTGACCTTACTGCTCCTCTGGCGCAGGCGTGGCGATATCAGGATGGTCTGGGTGGGGGCGCTGCTGTTCGGCCTTGGTCTTGCCTGGCACCCGTCATTGCTGTTCTTCCTGCCGGTGCTGGTGGCCGGGATATTCTTCCTTGGTCCCTGGCGCGAACTTTTAAGGCCGCGGGCGGCTACAGTCACAGTCCTGCTGTTTTGCGCCGGCCTGAGCCTGTATGCCTACCTGCCGTTATCAAGCGCTATGGATCCGGAGGTCGAATACAGCAAGGTCGATTCCGTATCCGCATTCTTCAGTTACGTCAGCGTCAGCGACACCCGCGGTACCGGGCACGGAGTCTTCCGCATGCCTGAGCCGGCCGATCTCGCCGGAAAGCTTGGGGAGGTTGTCAGGGAGGGTTTCTATCCTTCCTACGCCATCCTTGTCTTCGGGCCGGCGATCGTGCTCTTATATCCCGCAGTCTGGCCGGCACTGAAACGGATCCGCCGGGAACTCATCTTTCTTGCAGCAGCCATGGTCGCACACATGTTCATCGTCTTCGCCATCAGCGGCGTATATGCCCAGTACTACATGCCGCTGCTCTTCTACTTCGCCGTATGGGCCGGTTTTTCTGTCTGGCTGATAATGGCCATGTCTGATGCATACCTTGGTCAGGTACGCTGGAGATTCGTGCCGGTTGCAGCTACGGGATTCATCTACTTCGGAGTGCTTGCCATCGGCCTGTCTCATGCCTGGGATTTCGCCGACCACAGCGATGACACTTCCATGCGCGAATACGCGGAGTCCGTTTTCAGTACTGCCGGGGACGGGGCCGCGATCCTGGCGAACTGGGAGTCTCATACCGGGCTGGTCTACCTCCAGGCAGTCGAAGGCAGGCGGCCTGATCTCGATCTGCGGACTTCGCCTGCTGAAGGCTGGTCAGGCATCATCCCGGAGCTGCGATCCGGCGGCCCCGGTCAGATCCTGATATCGCGCACAATGCCGTTCGACCGCGAAGGCCAGGACCTGTCAGAAGCGAGCCACGCATACTTTCTGAGCATCAAGGGCCGGACCTGGCAGGATCGTTCCCATGGTGAGCCATATCCGGCGACAGTGCAGCTGTATGAGCTGAATCCCGCTTCCGGGGTGCGCTGA
- a CDS encoding DNA translocase FtsK 4TM domain-containing protein: MARRTTKQARTAKMKKRKTSKGKPRSGAVRRDLRHVRELGGVALILAGAFLALVIYLGWSGGIAGSAAESGLQYLFGVMAYLTPPAFVIAGIYLIFPEAPRGPLGLQVGIGLLLAAFFLVFGANTLSLLGEEPAHEAYFQSGYFSSHGGIIGDGMYWVTGSLLGDAGSSVAVIFLLLSSLFLITGASVRVVLMATGAGARRAAVSAHRTTRQLGHTLTERRPSAGTGDGGGGVAVAAAGGGAALAESVPFGVDPQAVAERPALGEAAGLVDGESAPLDGAQTYPDIFGGKPALALVDPETGTGLAEAGEAEGKNAVQDDIFADIGDEPAAVQEELFPVTEEEKEQAAIYVLPERELLRKSTERKDSSGDSTSRVSRVLEETLSSFGIEARVVGTESGPRVTRYELQLAPGIKVNKVSTLKNDIAYALATTDIRILAPIPGKSAVGVEVPNVNPNMVTLGDIYKDFPQSSGPLMTWLGKDIAGKPVFADLAQMPHLLVAGTTGSGKSGCINCMVSSVLLRCTPDQVRMILIDPKRVELSHFEGIPHLLTPVVTVMKDATNVLANLVEEMESRYSQMQLARAKQLDELNKVRIRRDQKPLPYILLVVDELADLMMVAPSDVEGAIIRLAQKSRAVGIHLVLATQRPSVDVITGMIKANVPSRIAFAVSSQIDSRVILDTNGAESLLGQGDMLFRPLGSSQLRRVQGAYISEEEIKLLTDRCKSQKQPDFDFELLEGKEEESGDKLPADEDELLPDAMRLVVEAGSASVSILQRRLRVGYTRAGRLVDMLERRGVISGYEGSKPRRVLIGEDDLERILNDAPRSRHDSAATAADDDYGISPEDQDAAGYDDSLDQTQSSPEDDSY, translated from the coding sequence ATGGCACGCAGGACGACAAAACAGGCGCGGACTGCGAAGATGAAGAAACGCAAGACTTCAAAGGGGAAGCCCCGGAGCGGAGCGGTCAGGCGGGATCTTCGCCACGTTCGCGAGCTTGGTGGCGTCGCCCTGATCCTTGCCGGCGCCTTTCTGGCGCTGGTGATTTATCTTGGCTGGTCCGGCGGCATAGCCGGTAGCGCCGCCGAATCCGGGCTCCAGTATCTTTTCGGAGTGATGGCGTACCTGACGCCGCCCGCCTTCGTCATCGCCGGCATCTATCTGATATTTCCTGAAGCGCCCCGTGGCCCGCTGGGCCTCCAGGTCGGTATAGGCCTGCTTCTGGCGGCATTCTTCCTGGTGTTCGGCGCCAACACGCTTTCACTCCTGGGCGAGGAACCTGCCCACGAAGCTTACTTCCAGAGCGGGTATTTTTCATCTCACGGAGGAATCATCGGCGACGGCATGTACTGGGTCACCGGTTCCCTGCTCGGTGACGCCGGCAGTTCAGTCGCTGTGATATTCCTTCTGCTCTCGTCCCTGTTCCTTATCACCGGCGCTTCGGTGCGGGTGGTGCTGATGGCTACCGGAGCGGGAGCTCGCCGGGCTGCGGTCTCCGCCCATCGGACGACCAGGCAACTCGGCCATACCTTGACTGAGAGGCGGCCCTCGGCCGGCACAGGCGATGGCGGGGGCGGGGTAGCAGTCGCCGCGGCTGGTGGCGGGGCGGCACTGGCAGAGTCGGTACCTTTCGGGGTAGATCCGCAGGCGGTAGCTGAGCGGCCGGCGCTCGGAGAAGCTGCCGGCCTCGTGGATGGTGAGAGCGCGCCGCTTGACGGAGCTCAGACATACCCGGACATCTTCGGTGGCAAGCCAGCCCTGGCGCTGGTGGATCCTGAGACCGGGACAGGCCTGGCAGAAGCCGGAGAGGCAGAAGGTAAGAATGCAGTACAGGATGATATCTTCGCGGACATCGGCGACGAACCCGCCGCGGTCCAGGAAGAGCTCTTCCCTGTCACTGAGGAGGAAAAGGAACAGGCTGCCATCTATGTGCTTCCCGAGCGCGAGCTGCTGCGTAAAAGCACGGAGCGCAAGGACAGCTCCGGCGACAGCACCAGCCGTGTAAGCCGGGTACTCGAGGAGACCCTTTCCAGCTTCGGCATCGAAGCGCGGGTCGTGGGTACCGAGTCCGGCCCCCGGGTGACCCGTTATGAACTGCAACTGGCGCCGGGCATCAAGGTAAACAAGGTGAGCACCCTCAAAAACGATATAGCCTACGCCCTGGCTACGACCGATATCCGCATACTCGCTCCCATCCCCGGCAAATCCGCCGTGGGCGTGGAGGTTCCCAACGTCAATCCCAACATGGTCACGCTCGGCGATATCTACAAGGATTTCCCCCAGAGTTCCGGTCCCCTTATGACCTGGCTCGGCAAGGATATCGCCGGGAAGCCGGTATTTGCCGATCTGGCCCAGATGCCACACCTTCTTGTCGCCGGCACCACCGGCTCGGGCAAGAGCGGCTGTATCAACTGCATGGTCTCGTCGGTGCTGCTGCGCTGCACGCCCGATCAGGTCCGGATGATCCTTATCGATCCCAAGCGGGTCGAGCTCAGCCATTTCGAGGGGATCCCGCACCTGCTGACGCCCGTGGTCACGGTGATGAAGGACGCGACCAATGTGCTCGCCAACCTGGTGGAGGAGATGGAATCACGTTACAGCCAGATGCAGCTGGCCCGGGCCAAGCAGCTCGACGAACTCAACAAGGTGCGGATCCGCCGGGATCAGAAGCCGCTGCCTTACATCCTTCTCGTCGTCGACGAGCTTGCTGACCTGATGATGGTTGCGCCCTCGGACGTTGAAGGAGCCATCATCCGCCTGGCCCAGAAATCGCGGGCTGTGGGGATCCACCTGGTGCTGGCGACCCAGCGGCCGTCGGTGGACGTCATCACCGGCATGATCAAGGCCAATGTGCCTTCGCGGATCGCTTTCGCTGTATCATCGCAGATCGATTCACGCGTCATCCTCGACACCAACGGCGCTGAGAGCCTGCTCGGCCAGGGTGACATGCTCTTCCGCCCGCTGGGTTCGTCTCAGCTGAGGCGTGTACAGGGAGCTTACATCTCCGAAGAGGAGATCAAGCTTCTGACTGACCGCTGCAAGAGCCAGAAGCAGCCGGATTTTGATTTTGAACTGCTTGAAGGGAAGGAAGAGGAAAGCGGCGACAAGCTGCCTGCCGACGAGGACGAGCTGCTGCCTGATGCCATGCGGCTGGTCGTCGAGGCCGGGAGCGCTTCTGTCTCCATCCTGCAGCGCCGTCTGCGTGTGGGTTACACCCGTGCAGGCCGCCTGGTCGACATGCTCGAGCGCCGCGGTGTCATCAGCGGTTACGAAGGCAGCAAGCCCCGGCGGGTACTGATCGGTGAAGATGACCTGGAACGGATCCTGAACGATGCGCCGCGTTCCCGGCATGACAGCGCGGCGACTGCCGCAGATGATGATTACGGCATATCGCCGGAGGATCAGGACGCAGCCGGCTACGACGACAGCCTCGATCAGACACAGAGCTCTCCGGAAGACGACAGCTACTAG
- a CDS encoding ribonuclease J, producing MSSRPKLKIIPLGGLGEIGKNMMIMEYDGRMLVIDAGLSFPKDELLGIDLIIPDFSYIRDRADQVEAVLLTHGHEDHVGALPFFLREINVPVYGTRLTLGLVGNKLEEHGLRDVVELREIVADQPQQIGPFQCDFISVTHSIPDGVALAVTTPVGTVVHTGDFKLDPNPIDGRRTNMGKFGELGTQGVLLLMSDSTNAEVEGVTGPEKSVSKSLEQAFSLAQGRIIAASFASHIHRIQQIVDVARKHRRKLAIVGRSMVRNAQTARDLGYLNIPDDMLISLGEINDYKPSKIVILSSGSQGEPLAALTRMAFGDHKKVKLEPGDTVILSAKPVPGNEVSVHTVINRLFKRGVKVIYESVAAVHVSGHASREELKMVINLTQPKYFMPIHGEYRHLYFHSELAQEMGMSKKRIIMASNGDVVQASDGRVSIVDKIDAGMTFVDGLDVGDIQDVTLRDRQKLSRDGTFIVVAPVREQDGSIVSPPDVTAKGFVYMGNRRELMKECKQLVKQIMNDSAKLAITDPGLLQEHIHSRLAKFLYKKTKKRPLIMVIVVEV from the coding sequence ATATCAAGTAGACCCAAACTGAAAATAATCCCGCTTGGCGGTCTCGGCGAGATCGGCAAGAATATGATGATCATGGAATACGATGGCCGAATGCTGGTCATCGATGCCGGACTAAGCTTTCCCAAGGACGAACTCCTGGGGATCGACCTGATCATCCCCGATTTTTCCTACATCAGGGACCGGGCCGATCAGGTCGAGGCAGTGCTGCTCACCCATGGCCACGAGGATCACGTCGGCGCCCTGCCTTTCTTCCTGCGGGAGATCAACGTGCCGGTCTACGGTACCAGGCTGACCCTCGGGCTCGTCGGCAACAAACTCGAAGAGCATGGCCTGAGGGACGTGGTAGAACTGCGCGAGATAGTCGCCGATCAGCCGCAGCAGATCGGGCCGTTCCAATGTGACTTCATCAGCGTCACTCACAGCATCCCTGATGGGGTGGCGCTGGCGGTGACGACGCCGGTCGGGACAGTCGTCCATACTGGCGATTTCAAGCTCGACCCTAATCCCATCGACGGGCGCCGCACTAACATGGGTAAATTCGGGGAGCTGGGGACTCAGGGGGTCCTGTTGCTGATGTCCGACAGCACCAATGCCGAAGTGGAGGGCGTCACCGGTCCGGAAAAGTCGGTAAGCAAGTCACTTGAGCAGGCATTCAGCCTGGCGCAGGGGCGCATAATCGCTGCCTCATTCGCCTCGCATATACACCGGATCCAGCAGATCGTCGATGTGGCGCGAAAACACAGGCGCAAACTGGCGATCGTCGGACGTTCCATGGTGCGCAACGCCCAGACGGCCAGGGACCTGGGTTACCTGAACATACCCGACGACATGCTGATCAGCCTGGGTGAGATCAACGATTACAAGCCTTCCAAGATAGTGATCCTTTCCAGCGGCAGCCAGGGCGAGCCGCTGGCGGCGCTCACCCGCATGGCCTTTGGTGACCACAAGAAGGTGAAGCTGGAACCGGGCGATACGGTCATCCTTTCGGCCAAGCCGGTGCCCGGCAACGAGGTCAGCGTCCATACCGTCATCAACCGGCTTTTCAAAAGGGGCGTCAAGGTCATCTATGAATCGGTGGCTGCGGTGCACGTATCCGGGCATGCTTCACGGGAAGAGCTGAAGATGGTGATCAACCTGACCCAGCCCAAATATTTCATGCCGATCCATGGTGAATACCGGCATCTCTATTTCCATTCGGAGCTGGCGCAGGAGATGGGCATGAGCAAGAAGCGGATAATAATGGCGTCCAACGGCGATGTGGTCCAGGCGTCCGACGGGCGGGTTAGTATAGTGGACAAGATCGATGCCGGTATGACCTTCGTCGACGGTCTGGACGTGGGCGACATCCAGGATGTTACCTTGCGAGACCGCCAGAAGCTCTCGCGGGACGGCACCTTCATCGTCGTTGCGCCCGTACGCGAGCAGGATGGCTCCATCGTCTCACCGCCTGACGTCACCGCCAAGGGCTTCGTCTACATGGGCAACCGCCGCGAGCTGATGAAGGAATGCAAGCAGCTGGTGAAGCAGATCATGAACGATAGCGCGAAGCTGGCGATCACCGATCCCGGGCTGCTGCAGGAGCATATCCACAGCCGTCTGGCCAAGTTCCTTTACAAGAAGACAAAAAAACGTCCGCTGATCATGGTGATAGTAGTCGAGGTCTGA